In the genome of Chloroflexota bacterium, the window GATGGCGATAAAGACAAACATTTCCAACAGGATGAACAGCGCCTGCCCGTTTCTGACGTATTGCGAAAAGACGACGGCCCAGGGCAGGAAGAAGACGACTTCGATGTCAAACAGGATGAAGAGAACGGCGATGAGGTAGAACCGCACCGGCATCCGCCGCACGGCTGGCCCGATGGGGTTCATGCCCGACTCGTAGGGCATCAATTTGAGTTTGGTGTCGCGGCGGGGGCCGATAGCGTGGCCGAGGATCACAACCAGGAAGGCCAATCCTGTAGCCACTGTGAGGAGAATGAGAATGGGAAGGTAATCTTTGAATAACTGATCAAGAGGCGCTGATGGCATTCAGATTGTCCCTGACGCGGAAGGAGTGTGTAAATATTATCACAAGCAGATCGGGGTGTCAAACAAAAAGTGTCGGAATTGTCGAGGAGGTGAGATCAACCCAAATAATCTCTCAACTGCCGGCTCCGCGTGGGGTGCCGCAGTTTACGCAGGGCTTTCGCCTCAATCTGGCGGATGCGCTCACGAGTCACCTTGAAGTGCTGGCCCACTTCCTCCAGCGTGTGATCCATGCCGTCCAAAAGGCCGAATCGCATTTGCAACACTTCGCGCTCGCGGTCGGTGAGCACCGACAAAGCGTTGGTCACCTGCTCCTTGAGCAGTTGCCGCGAGGCGGCATCCGCCGGGGCCGGGATCGTTTCGTCTTCGATGAAGTCGCCAAGCAGGCTCGACTCCTCAGCGCCCACCGGCATTTCCAGCGACATCGGTTCCTGCGACAGGCGCATGATCTTGCGCACCTTGGCCGCCGCCCGCCGCAGTTTGCGATCCAGATCAATTTCAGGCCGCTCGCCCGCCCGCCGGGCCGCCTTGATGGTTTGCACTTCTTCCGGCGTGAGCAATTCCATCTCCAGCGCCACTTCGTCCGCCGTGGCCTCGCGGCTCAACTCTTGCGTTAACTGCCGCTGAATCCGCGTCAGCTTGTGAATCGTCTCCACCATGTGAACGGGAATGCGGATCGTGCGCGCCTGGTCGGCGATGGCCCGGCTGATGGCCTGCCGGATCCACCAGGTGGCATAAGTGCTGAACTTGAAACCTTTGGTTGGGTCGAACTTCTCCACCGCCCTCAGCAGGCCAATGTTGCCCTCCTGGATCAGATCGAGGAACGAAATGCCGCGCCCGATGTAGCGTTTGGCCACGCTCACCACCAACCGCAGGTTGGCCCGCACCAGAGCGTTGTTGGCCTCCCCCGCCCGCTGGTTGATCTCGGCGAACTCGGCTTCGATCTCGGCCTCATCCGGCATCCAGCTTTTAATGGAACGAGTCCTGGGCAGTTCCACCAGCTTTTGTTTGGCCGGCGTCTTCTTAGCCGGCTTCTTTGCGCCTTTAGGTTTGCGCTTCGCAGTCTTCGGCTCAGGCGGCCTGGTGGCCGCTTCCAGTTTGAGTTTGACGGCGTGGGGCATCAAGTACAACAACAGGAAGACTTCAAACCCGTGCTCGGCCACCTTCGTCCAGGCCGGATCACGTCCCCAATCGCCGTTGTCCAGCCAGGCGCGCAACGCCGACGGCTTCTCGCCCTGCCAGGCCCGTCGCAAGTCAACGGCCTCCATCACCAGCGCCGAAAAATTCACGATGGGCTTGTGCAAACGCTTTGTGTCTTCCACCGCCTTGGCCCAGGCCACCACCATTTGCTCCCAGGCCTCCACCAGCGCCCCCGCCCCCACCGGGTTGCGCCCGGCCACAATCTCGGCCTTGCGCAGTTTCAACAACTTGTGCGCCGCCGCGATCTGAGTCGAAAGCCAGATCTCCTGGGTGGGATTCAGTAACGGCGTCTGGCCGATCTCTTTGAGGTACTGCCGCACCGGGTCATCCGAAAGTTCCAGCCCGGCCAGCGCCAGCCGTTCTTCTCGCAACGACTCATCGTCGGCAATCTCCTCCAGTTCTTCCTCTGGCGGCTCCTCGCCGTCAAGGTCGTCGTCAAGCAGATCGTCAACGTCCTCGTCGTCGCGCTCGGCTTTGAGAGCCGGCGGTTTGACGTTGATGGTGCGCGACAGGATCAGCGCAACTTTTTCTTTGACGGCCTCGGGTGTTTCAGTCATTTGAGGCTCGTCCGGCGAATCGTCATCCACTTTTGTCATGCGCGGCTTCTTGGTCGAAGAAAGTAGTTTTGGGTTCTTCACCGCTGGCTCACCCCGTTTCACTCAGCCGTTCCATCCGACTTGTGTAACGCCGGCGGGCGCGCGTCAAACTTTGCTTGGCCTGAATCAAACTCATGGCCTGGTTCCGGTACACTTCCACCAGCTCCGGCTCATCCTGCGCTTCCTGCTGCAAAAAGCGCACTTCGTTAAGGGCGCTGTCCACGCCCCGGTCGCGCAACCGGATCACCGCAAATAACACATCGTCCACCCGCTCCTGATCTTCGGCAATGATCGTCTCGGAGTCGTCCATCAAGGCTTGCAATCGTCCGGCCAGCGACTCTTCCAAATGCAAAGACACGTGCGCATTCGGCTCAAGCTGATCCTGATCCAGCGCCGCCTTGAGCGCCAAAAAAACAATTTGAAAATCGGTGTGATTGAAATCGTCCGCCGCCAGCGGCGGCAGACTCATCGCTCGTAATTGTCGATCCGCTTTGGCAACCAGATCGGGGTGACGAACCAGCGCCCCCAGGCAGTAGGACTCTAACCGATCAACCGCCGATTCGGCAAATGGACTTTCCTCAGCCGGGGGAGCCGGCTCGGCCTCCCAATCTGTGTCGGGCGGCGGCGGAATCGGAGTCGGGGCTGGCCGCCTCTGCTGGGGTTGCTTCTTACTTTGTCCAGCCGCCGCGGCTTTTTGCGCCAGCGCCCGCTCATCAACCTTCAACACCCGCGCCAGCTTTTGCCGGTAAGCGTCACGCTCAACCGGGTCGGCTACATCGTTGATGATCGGCAAAATCTCGTCAGCCAAATCCGACTTGATCTTGGGATCATCCAAATTGTGATCCGCTGTCAGCGCCCGAATCACATAGTCAACGATGGGCGTGGCGTTTGCAACTCCTTGCCGCCAGGCTTCAGGATCGTTGTTCACCACATCATCCGGGTCGAGTCCTTCCGGCAGAGTGAACACCCGAATGTCGGCCTGCAATTTGCTCTCGGTGCGAATCAAGCCGCGCGCGTCAAACGACGGCGTGTAATCACGGTCCAGCGTCTCGCGCGCCACCGACAGGCCGCGCAAAGTGGCCTTGTCACCGGCGGCGTCGGCGTCGAGGGCCAGCACGATTCGCTTCGCAAATTTTTTGATCAGCCGCAGTTGAGTCTCAGTCAGCGCCGTGCCCATCGCCGAGACCACGTTGGCGAACCCGGCCTGGTGGGCGGCCATCACGTCCATATAGCCTTCGACCAGAACGGCTACGCCGCTGGCGCTGATGGCCTTGCGCGCCCGGTCGAGGGCATAGACGGTTTCACCTTTGTTGAAAAGCGGCGTCTGCGGCGAGTTGAGGAACTTGGGCTGGTCGTCCGGGTCGAGCGCCCGCGCCCCAAACCCCACAACTTTCCCCTGCCCGTCCCGGATCGGAATCATGATCCGGTTGCGGAAGCGGTCGCGCGTCGAGCCAACTTGCCCTGCGACTGAAAGGAGTGTCGAAGGGTCTTTTTGAATGATCAGCCCGGCATCCAGCATTTCCTTTTGGGTAAAGCCGCGCTCGGCGAAAAACTTCTGCGCCGCATCCCAGGCAGGGAGGGCGTAGCCCAACTCGAACGTCTCCAGCGTTGTCGGCTTCAACCCGCGTTTCTGTAAATGTTCGCGAGCCGCCTGTGCCTGCGGGGCGTTGACTAACAAATTCTGATAATACGTCACCGCCAGCGTCAGCAGATCACGCAGGCGCTTGTGCTCTTCTTCGCGTTCGACATCCTGCTGGGTGCGTTGCTTGAGTTCCACCCCGGCCCGCCCGGCCAAAAACTCCAGCGCCTCGCGGAAGCCCCAGTTCTCCTTCTTCATCACGAACTTGAAGATGTCGCCGCCCTCGTTGCACTGCCCGAAGCACTTCCACGTTCCGCTCTCCGGCCAGACGACGAACGAGGGCGTGTTCTTGGTGTGAACGTGAAAGGGACACAGCCCGGTGAACGTCCGCCCCGAGCGGCGCAGTTTCACCGTCTCGCTAATTAGCTCGACGGCATTTATTCGGGCTTTGATTTCGTCAACGGGGCCGGGCATAGAGATTGGAGGATTGGAGATTAGAGAATTTGAGATTGACTGACGTGGGAGGGATTATAACTGGCGAGGGGGAGGAGTGCAATTTAGAATCCCTCCAACCTGCTCAACTCCGCCACGCCCTTCGCCATGCCTGCAATCTTCTGCAGTAAGCCCAGCCGGTTCTCGCGCACCTTCGCGTCTTCGTCCATCACCAGCACCTCATCGAAGAATTTGGTGATGGCCGGGATGAGGGGGGTGAAGGCGGTGAGAAAGCCGTCCGCCGAAGTGACGGCTTCCAACGTGGTCGGCGCGGACTGATAGGCGTCCCACAAGTTTTTCTCGGCCTCGGTCGCAAAGTTGGCCGGGATCACCTCAAACTGTTGCTTCTGGTCGCGAGTGATGCGCACACAGCGCGAGTACGCGGCCAGCGTCGTCGGCCAGTCGGGCCGGGCCACCCACTCACTCAACTCCATCACCGACTTCTTCGCTTGATACGGATCGTGCCAACGTTCGGCCAGCACCGCATCCACCACGTCGTAACGGAAGCTGGAGTCGATCAATAGAACGCGCAAGCGCCCGGCGATGAAATCCGAAATCTGATCGTAAGTCTCGTTGCTCAACGGGATCGGCTGGAACGCGCCCGCCGCCCGCAAGGCCACACGCAAATCAAAATCAACTTCGTGCTCCATGAGCGACTGCACCACGCTCAGCGCCGCCCGCCGCAGACCAAACGGGTCTTTCGCGCCGGTCGGGGCCAGTCCGGCGGCGAACAGCCCGGCCAGCGAGTCAAGCCGGTCGGCCAACGCCACAGCCAGGCCAAGTTTACTCGACGGCACACTCTGATACTGCTCGCCAATCGCCCGCGCCACCGCCTCGGTCTCGCCGCTTCGCAGAGCGTACTCGCGGCCCATGATGCCTTGCAGTGATGTCATCTCGACGACCATCTGCGTCGCCAGGTCGGCCTTGCACAGGTAAGCCGCCCTCAGCACATCCTTCTTCTGGTTGCCATCCAGAGCCAGCATCGTCGCCAGCGTGCCGGCCAGCTTGTGAATGCGTTCCGACTTGTCGAGCATCGAGCCGAGCCTGGCCTGAAACGTCAGCTTGCTCAGCCTGGGCCGGAACGCTTCGAATGTCTGCTTCACGTCCTCGCGCACGAAATAATTGGCGTCGGCAAAGCGGGCGCGAATGACGTGCTCGTTGCCCTCGCGCACCATGTCCAGATGCTGGTCGTCGCCGTTGCGCACGGCGATGAAATATGGCAGAAGCTTCCCAAGTTTCACAACGGGGAAATAACGCTGGTGCTTCTTCATCACCGAGATCAACACGTCATCCGGGAGACTCAAATAGTCTGACTCGAATTGGCCGAGCAACGGCGTTGGCTGTTCGATCAAGTTGGTGACTTCGGCCAACAGGTCGGGCTGGATCAGAGCTTCCCCACCAGTGGCGGCCGCCACTTGCCTGGCCCCGGACTCTACTAATGCCCCCCGCTCCGCCGAGTCGATCACGATCCCGTTCGCCCGAATCGTCTCCAAATACTTGTCCGCCGACTCGATCCGAATCTCTGGCGAGCCGAGCGGGCGCAAACCGTGCGAGACGTTGCCCGATTCCACTCCGGCGTATTCAAAGGGGATGACGGCCTCACCGAGCAAGGCCGCCAACCAGCGAATGGGCCGCGAGAAAGCAACGCCGCTCGCGTTCCAGCGCATCGTCTTGTCGAATTTGATGGCGGCGATCATCCTGGGCAGGAGATCGCTCAACACTTCCACCGCCGGTTTGCCTGTCTCGCGAACGACGGCCACCACGTAGTTGTCACGAACCTCCAGCGCTTCCACCGGCACGTTGTTCTTTTTGGCAAAACCGATGGCGGCCTGAGTAGGCTTGCCATCTTTATCAAACGCCCGATCTGCCGCCGGGCCGCGCACAATTCGTTCAGCATCCGGCTGGCGCGGCAAAAGTTCTTTTGCCATCACGGCCAATCGGCGCGGCGTGCCATACACCTTCAACTCGCCGTGAGTCAGCCGCGCCTCGGCCAGCATCTTCGGGGCAAGCTCACGCAACTGCGCGAGCGCCGAATCGAGGTCGGCGGCGGGCAACTCTTCGACGCCAATTTCAAATAGAAGCGTTTGAGAGTGATCGGTTATTGGTAATTGGTTATTGGGTTTTGTCGTTTGACGTTCGCGCGTTGTTTGCGGGCTGTGCCTTTCGTTTGTCGTTTGTAGGAATGGATATTCCAGTTGCTTCCGTTGCTCTACATACGCCTCGGCCACCTCGCGCGCCAGGCCACGCATCTTGCCAAAGAAGCCGGCTCGCTCGGTCACGCCAATCGCGCCGCGTGTGTCGAGCACGTTGAAGGTGTGTGAGCATTTGAGCACGTAATCATAAGCCGGCAGAACCAGCCCGGCGGCCAGCGCCGCTTTGCACTCGGCTTCGTAAAGCGAGTACATCTGGCGCAGGCGCTCCACGTCGGCAATCTCAAAATAATACTTGCTATGCTCCTGCTCGCCCTGCAAGTTCACGTCGCCGTATTTGAGCGCCTGGCTCCACTGAATCTCGCGGAAGCCTTTGACGTTTTGCAAAGCGATGGCGATTCGCTCAAGGCCGTAAGTGAGTTCAACCGAGACGGGGTCACAGGTGAGGCCGCCCGCCTGCTGGAAGTAGGTAAACTGGGTGATCTCCTGCCCGTCGAGCCACACTTCCCAGCCCAGGCCCCACGCCCCGAGCGCGGGCGACTCCCAGTTGTCCTCGACAAAGCGGATGTCGTGCTGGCGCGGATTGATGCCGAGCGCTTCCAGCGATTGCAGGTAAAGCTCCTGCGGGTTGCCGGGGTCGGGCTTGAGGATGACTTGATACTGATAGTGTTGTTGCAGGCGGTTGGGGTTCTCGCCATAGCGGCCATCATCAGGCCGGATGGACGGTTCGGCATAAGCCACGTTCCAGGGTTCCGGCCCCAGCACGCGCAAGAAGGTGGCCGGGTTCATCGTGCCCGCGCCTACTTGATGATTGTATGGCTGCCAGATCAGGCAGCCGCGTTCGGCCCAGAATTTTTCTAGAGTGATGATAATAGATTGGAAGGAGAGAGGGGAAGTCATTCGTGTTTCTCGTCAGAAGAGGGTAAATGTCCTTCACGGCGAAGATAATCGTAAATGTGCAGCGCAAACTCATCGAAGTCATTCAGGTGGTTTTGCAGGATGTCAGCCACGATGGCGGGATCAATTGTGAGATAGTCATGAACAACGATGTTCCTGAAACTAGCCATCGGCGCGAGCCGTTCAGCAAGTTCGTCAGGCAAAAAACCGGCTTCGCCCAGCTTGCGAATAATCAGCCTATGGCTATCTGGCGCATCTATGTTTTTCCCAACCAACAGGTGTGTGCTGATGTCAGTCACATGCTCAATGCTCACCTGAAGCAAGTGAAGAATGCCGTTCCAGCGCAAGGGATCCGCCGTCAATTCTTTGAGGTCTGAGCCTTCCAGAGGACGAAGAGGATCGATCTGCGTTCGTAGAGATCTCAATAGACCAATAACAACCTCAGGCTTGATCATTTTTCTTCTCCCGCAAAATTGTAGATTGGCGTTTAAGCCGATAACGCTCCATATCCTCGCTCAAATAATGGAGCGCCAGTTTGCGAAAATGTTCCGTGTCCAAATAGTAACTGATTGCGCGAACAGCAAAATCAATGGCCGGGCGCGTTGCTTCGTCTTCATAAAGTATTTTGCCATGTCGAACAATTTCGCGGGCTAGAAGCGCCGTCGCTTCGTTGAGAATAATCACATCTACATCGTTCCGGCGAAGTGTCTGCGTCAAATCGTTGATCAAAGCTAAACGAGCGCTGAAATACTTGACCCTCGGGAAGTCTGCTGGAAGCAACACTGCAATATCCACATCGCTCGATGGGCGAGCCAAGCCCTCAGCCTGCGAGCCGAACAGATAGGCCAGCACCACTCCATGCTTGACGAAGATTTTCTTCAACTCATCCAAACGGTTGTCGGTTATCATCTCACCCTGCCGTCCTTCGCACCAGCTTCAAAAACTCCACGCTCTTCAACTGCCGTTCCAGGTGAAAGGTGATCGTCCGATAGATCACCCGCTCCACTTCGGCGTGAACGGTCGGGCGAAGTTTGAGGTCGCGCAGGGCTTCGTAAGGGTTGGACTGCATGAAGCGCAAAACTTTGAGCGCGTTGAGCGAGATAGGAAAGACGCCGGGCCGGTTCTCGCCACAGCGCGGACAGATCACGCCACCGTCTTCGGGGCTAAAGTATTGGTCTTCGGCAACGACTGTTTCACCCTTCACCACGCAACGGAACAACTCAAGCTGGTAGCCGGCCATGCCCAGCACTTGTAATTCATAGTAGCGCGTTGCCATCGCCAGGTCGTTGGTCTCGGCCAGCCAGCCCAGAGCCTGGGTCAGCAAATCGTAGAGCGGCTTGTTCTCGGCTTCGTCGGGCGTGAACTTGTCGAGCAGTTCGACGCAGTACGAGCCGTAGGTTGAACGCAAAAGCTCCTCGCGCAAAGGCCGGTAGGCTTCCACCGTCTCGGCCTGGGTGATGATGTCCATGTCGCGGCCTTTGGCCACGAGCAAGGTTGCGCGTGTATACAGTTCGAGATGCCCGGCTTTACGGCTTTTGGGTTTACGAACACCTTTGGCCACAGCCCGAATCTTGCCTGCTTCGGGTGTAAAAAGAGTCAGCAGGCGGTCGGCTTCGCCAAAATCTTTGCGCCGCAGGACGATGGCTTCGGTGCGAAAGGTGCGCTCACGGGAGGGCATGGCAGGATTATACCTTGCCAGCGATCAATCCTCGCTGTCTTTCGGAGGGATTTCTGTTTCCTTCTTGCCGATGAAAATCAACGACTCCAAATCCTCTTTGTCTTCAGGGCTATAGCGGGCTACGATCTTGCGAACCCTTTCCAGTGTTTCGTCATCTGCCCAACCGACCATACGTGAAATGTCTGCCGTATCCTGAGCGCGCAAAGCCGCTAATTTCAAGACAACAAGGTAAGGCAAACTAATAACTGGATAACCAGCCGGATCATATTCATGTTGGGCAAGCGCTTCTTCCAGCCACCCATATTTTCCAAACAAAACGTCAATTTGTACCCCTTCCGGGGAGCTTAATAGATAACCCGGCACTGCTAATTTAGAAACCACAACATATCCTGCTTGTTTCAAACGGGCAATTGCTTCATCACCCTCGTCATACCGAACGAGAATATCCATATCTTTCGTCATTCGCTCCGGCATGTAGGCGCGAGTAGCGACGCCGCCAATTAATACCCAATCAATGCCATTGAGAATATCGCGTAAATCAGGCCACGGATTCAAGGCAGTCCTCCTTATCAAAAACTCATGAGCACTTCCGGCGCCTGGTTTCTGCTTACGCAAACTAATATCAATCATAATACGCCGCATCTGGCGCGGCGTGAGGTTGCCATCAGGGGCAATCTTGGCAATGGCGGGCGGCACCGGCAAATTCGTCATGGCTCAATTATAGTACGCTCACTTGAGCAGTGCATCCGGCGTAAACGCATCCGGCAACAACTCGCGCAGAGTCGTTTCGCGAATGACGTTGCCTTCCTTGTCCAGCAGAATCACGATCAGATCGAGGCCGAACTCGGCCAGCATCTGGCGGCACGAGCCGCAGGGCGAGCCGCCGTTGTTGGTGGCGACGACGATTGCCTCAAACCGCCGTTCCCCTTCAGAGACGGCTTTCACCAGCGCCGCGCGCTCGGCGCAAATACTGCTTCCGTAAGCCGCGTTCTCGACGTTGACGCCGTCGTAAATCCGGCCCGAATCGGCCAACAGAGCCGCCCCAACGTGATAATGCGAATAGGGCGCGTAGGCCCACTGGCGAACCGCCAACGCCCGTTCAATCAAATTCTGGCGCACATCGTCGGTCATGATTCAATTTCCTCAGCTTCTGAGTCGGCTTTGGCCGGAGGCGGCGTGTGGCGCACCCGAACTTTACGGATGCGCCGCCCGGCCACACTCTGCACTTCCATCATCAGCCCGTCGGTTGCCAACTGGTCGCCGGGGCCGGGGACACGGCCCAACTGGCCGTAAATGTAGCCCCCCAGGGTGTCGGCGTCGTCGTTGGGCAGTTTCGACTCCAGCAAATCGTTCACGTCGTCAATGTCAATGCCGCCGTCAAAAATGTAATCGCCCTCGCCCATCTGCTGGTAAGGCAGTTCCTCGGCGGCGTCGTACTCGTCGCGAATCTCGCCAACGATTTCTTCGACAATGTCCTCCAGCGTCACCAGGCCCGCCGTGCCGCCGTATTCATCCACCACAATTGCGATGTGAACGCGCTTTTGTTGCAGTTCGGCCAACAGGTCGTCGAGCGGCTTAGCTTCAGGCACAAAGTAGGCCGGGCGCAGCAACTCGCGCAGACTGCGCGTCTGACCTTCGTGCCACACGCGCAACAGGTCTTTGACGTAAAGCACGCCGACGATGTTGTCCACCGTCTCGGCGTAAATCGGAATGCGGCTATGGCCCGCCGATAGCACAGCATCCACAGCTTCGGTGACGGGCGTTTCCACTTCGAGAGCCAGCATGTCAATGCGCGGCACCATCACTTCACGAGCCAGGGTGTCGGCGAACTGGAAGATGGAGTAGATCATGTCCTTCTCTTCCTCTTCGATCACCCCACCCTCTTCGCCGGCGTCCACCATCGTCTTGATTTCTTCTTCGGTGACGATCTGCGGCATGCGCCCGCCGAGCGGCACGGCAATCATGCCTGAGGCCCACACCGACAGCCTCACCAACGGCGTGAACGTCCACTCTAGAAATTGCATCAGTGGCGCCAGCCGGATCGCCCACGCCTCGGCCTCGCGCAACACCAACGATTCGGGAACCATTTCCACCCAGACCACCACGGCAATGGCGGCCACCCCGGCCACAGCCGCCACGGCAATGCCCGTCGTTTGAGCAATCTCCAACGAGAGCCAAATGTCGAGCAACTGCGCCAGGGGCGGAGCAAAGAAGAACGTTGCCACCCCGGCAGTAAAAAACCGGCATAGTGTTTGCGCCAACCGGATGGTGGCGATCAGCGGCGCAGAGTCTTGCGCCACTTTGAGGGCCAGGGCCGCCCCGCTCTCACCGGCCTCGGCCATTTTTTGCAGGCGCGCCCGGCGCGCATTCAAAAACGCCGAACGGGCCGCGGCCAGCACGCCGTCAATGCCAACCAGGATAAATGTAATCAGGACATCAACTGCCAAACCGCTCATCTTGTGTTACGCGCTTTTCCTCCGAATCACTCTGGCCGGGAGGCCGACAGCCAGCGAATCCGCCGGGATGTTTTTAGTCACCACTG includes:
- a CDS encoding glycine--tRNA ligase subunit beta codes for the protein MTSPLSFQSIIITLEKFWAERGCLIWQPYNHQVGAGTMNPATFLRVLGPEPWNVAYAEPSIRPDDGRYGENPNRLQQHYQYQVILKPDPGNPQELYLQSLEALGINPRQHDIRFVEDNWESPALGAWGLGWEVWLDGQEITQFTYFQQAGGLTCDPVSVELTYGLERIAIALQNVKGFREIQWSQALKYGDVNLQGEQEHSKYYFEIADVERLRQMYSLYEAECKAALAAGLVLPAYDYVLKCSHTFNVLDTRGAIGVTERAGFFGKMRGLAREVAEAYVEQRKQLEYPFLQTTNERHSPQTTRERQTTKPNNQLPITDHSQTLLFEIGVEELPAADLDSALAQLRELAPKMLAEARLTHGELKVYGTPRRLAVMAKELLPRQPDAERIVRGPAADRAFDKDGKPTQAAIGFAKKNNVPVEALEVRDNYVVAVVRETGKPAVEVLSDLLPRMIAAIKFDKTMRWNASGVAFSRPIRWLAALLGEAVIPFEYAGVESGNVSHGLRPLGSPEIRIESADKYLETIRANGIVIDSAERGALVESGARQVAAATGGEALIQPDLLAEVTNLIEQPTPLLGQFESDYLSLPDDVLISVMKKHQRYFPVVKLGKLLPYFIAVRNGDDQHLDMVREGNEHVIRARFADANYFVREDVKQTFEAFRPRLSKLTFQARLGSMLDKSERIHKLAGTLATMLALDGNQKKDVLRAAYLCKADLATQMVVEMTSLQGIMGREYALRSGETEAVARAIGEQYQSVPSSKLGLAVALADRLDSLAGLFAAGLAPTGAKDPFGLRRAALSVVQSLMEHEVDFDLRVALRAAGAFQPIPLSNETYDQISDFIAGRLRVLLIDSSFRYDVVDAVLAERWHDPYQAKKSVMELSEWVARPDWPTTLAAYSRCVRITRDQKQQFEVIPANFATEAEKNLWDAYQSAPTTLEAVTSADGFLTAFTPLIPAITKFFDEVLVMDEDAKVRENRLGLLQKIAGMAKGVAELSRLEGF
- a CDS encoding HlyC/CorC family transporter translates to MSGLAVDVLITFILVGIDGVLAAARSAFLNARRARLQKMAEAGESGAALALKVAQDSAPLIATIRLAQTLCRFFTAGVATFFFAPPLAQLLDIWLSLEIAQTTGIAVAAVAGVAAIAVVVWVEMVPESLVLREAEAWAIRLAPLMQFLEWTFTPLVRLSVWASGMIAVPLGGRMPQIVTEEEIKTMVDAGEEGGVIEEEEKDMIYSIFQFADTLAREVMVPRIDMLALEVETPVTEAVDAVLSAGHSRIPIYAETVDNIVGVLYVKDLLRVWHEGQTRSLRELLRPAYFVPEAKPLDDLLAELQQKRVHIAIVVDEYGGTAGLVTLEDIVEEIVGEIRDEYDAAEELPYQQMGEGDYIFDGGIDIDDVNDLLESKLPNDDADTLGGYIYGQLGRVPGPGDQLATDGLMMEVQSVAGRRIRKVRVRHTPPPAKADSEAEEIES
- the rpoD gene encoding RNA polymerase sigma factor RpoD, which encodes MEAVDLRRAWQGEKPSALRAWLDNGDWGRDPAWTKVAEHGFEVFLLLYLMPHAVKLKLEAATRPPEPKTAKRKPKGAKKPAKKTPAKQKLVELPRTRSIKSWMPDEAEIEAEFAEINQRAGEANNALVRANLRLVVSVAKRYIGRGISFLDLIQEGNIGLLRAVEKFDPTKGFKFSTYATWWIRQAISRAIADQARTIRIPVHMVETIHKLTRIQRQLTQELSREATADEVALEMELLTPEEVQTIKAARRAGERPEIDLDRKLRRAAAKVRKIMRLSQEPMSLEMPVGAEESSLLGDFIEDETIPAPADAASRQLLKEQVTNALSVLTDREREVLQMRFGLLDGMDHTLEEVGQHFKVTRERIRQIEAKALRKLRHPTRSRQLRDYLG
- a CDS encoding nucleotidyltransferase domain-containing protein, giving the protein MITDNRLDELKKIFVKHGVVLAYLFGSQAEGLARPSSDVDIAVLLPADFPRVKYFSARLALINDLTQTLRRNDVDVIILNEATALLAREIVRHGKILYEDEATRPAIDFAVRAISYYLDTEHFRKLALHYLSEDMERYRLKRQSTILREKKNDQA
- the recO gene encoding DNA repair protein RecO — protein: MPSRERTFRTEAIVLRRKDFGEADRLLTLFTPEAGKIRAVAKGVRKPKSRKAGHLELYTRATLLVAKGRDMDIITQAETVEAYRPLREELLRSTYGSYCVELLDKFTPDEAENKPLYDLLTQALGWLAETNDLAMATRYYELQVLGMAGYQLELFRCVVKGETVVAEDQYFSPEDGGVICPRCGENRPGVFPISLNALKVLRFMQSNPYEALRDLKLRPTVHAEVERVIYRTITFHLERQLKSVEFLKLVRRTAG
- a CDS encoding NADH-quinone oxidoreductase subunit A, translating into MPSAPLDQLFKDYLPILILLTVATGLAFLVVILGHAIGPRRDTKLKLMPYESGMNPIGPAVRRMPVRFYLIAVLFILFDIEVVFFLPWAVVFSQYVRNGQALFILLEMFVFIAILLVGYIYAWKKDALEWE
- the cdd gene encoding cytidine deaminase — translated: MTDDVRQNLIERALAVRQWAYAPYSHYHVGAALLADSGRIYDGVNVENAAYGSSICAERAALVKAVSEGERRFEAIVVATNNGGSPCGSCRQMLAEFGLDLIVILLDKEGNVIRETTLRELLPDAFTPDALLK
- a CDS encoding DNA primase, whose product is MPGPVDEIKARINAVELISETVKLRRSGRTFTGLCPFHVHTKNTPSFVVWPESGTWKCFGQCNEGGDIFKFVMKKENWGFREALEFLAGRAGVELKQRTQQDVEREEEHKRLRDLLTLAVTYYQNLLVNAPQAQAAREHLQKRGLKPTTLETFELGYALPAWDAAQKFFAERGFTQKEMLDAGLIIQKDPSTLLSVAGQVGSTRDRFRNRIMIPIRDGQGKVVGFGARALDPDDQPKFLNSPQTPLFNKGETVYALDRARKAISASGVAVLVEGYMDVMAAHQAGFANVVSAMGTALTETQLRLIKKFAKRIVLALDADAAGDKATLRGLSVARETLDRDYTPSFDARGLIRTESKLQADIRVFTLPEGLDPDDVVNNDPEAWRQGVANATPIVDYVIRALTADHNLDDPKIKSDLADEILPIINDVADPVERDAYRQKLARVLKVDERALAQKAAAAGQSKKQPQQRRPAPTPIPPPPDTDWEAEPAPPAEESPFAESAVDRLESYCLGALVRHPDLVAKADRQLRAMSLPPLAADDFNHTDFQIVFLALKAALDQDQLEPNAHVSLHLEESLAGRLQALMDDSETIIAEDQERVDDVLFAVIRLRDRGVDSALNEVRFLQQEAQDEPELVEVYRNQAMSLIQAKQSLTRARRRYTSRMERLSETG
- a CDS encoding DUF86 domain-containing protein; amino-acid sequence: MIKPEVVIGLLRSLRTQIDPLRPLEGSDLKELTADPLRWNGILHLLQVSIEHVTDISTHLLVGKNIDAPDSHRLIIRKLGEAGFLPDELAERLAPMASFRNIVVHDYLTIDPAIVADILQNHLNDFDEFALHIYDYLRREGHLPSSDEKHE